From one Pempheris klunzingeri isolate RE-2024b chromosome 5, fPemKlu1.hap1, whole genome shotgun sequence genomic stretch:
- the taf3 gene encoding transcription initiation factor TFIID subunit 3 isoform X2, producing MCESYARSLLRVSVAQICQALGWDAVQLTACDLLSDVLHRYIQQLARACHRYSELYGRTDPVLDDVSQAFRLLGVSLSELEDYVHNLEPVPFTHQTPLFPVSKNNVLQFPQPGARDAEERKDYIPDYMPPLVSLQEEEEEEVLADMGTSAEAMQVALEEDEEELDEDETVNDENHPLKRHLDSPDATMGMMPTSKRPRLYPGLSPEWGVEPREPLTSLNPQRVPPGMLPSHDSIDPLSPETPSGTLPSFRPQPVIPKHSDQKGLTTPGRKPKVSSPGRQRTKSPKGAIPVPVGGSPIHSPKPSKERKKSPGRTKSPKSPKSPKMGSAKASQPQSKTEGVHKLPLSALSERMGKENIHMRPNIEDRELAEGPFKKLEPDNAAIDDSIDAVIARACAEREPDPFAFSSGSDSDSNGFSSPRRLTIMEPSTPKLSIGASISTKDTSTPLHLQPHAGLGNWTMDDSINEVLRKVNQGGPSAPPPNQGEYVSSGSASPPTPEPLLKVFEEKNKIVSSVDVKKKLKKELKTKMKKKEKDKPKDKDREKDKGKLKEKNKDKNRDKNKEFSKDGKIPWKDFGLKNDELFVQQDFTLPEGSIKIKTRDGDGPKKEKEKHKDKKKDKEKSKKDKDKRDKGKDRSKEDRQKQSALAPFALAELQPLFSPSACLRIPSMLPPLAPILQDKDVKSKEKDKKKDKKEKKKKKDKEKDKEREKAKEKEREKEEKRKEKEREKEKREKEKEKEKERIRLEKVKVDTPATVPSPVIPRLTLRVGAGQDKIVISKVVPNSEPKTPAPKTPAAKSGPGNRPRTPPPPPILSPVVPILPPPASPLPPPPAPSSLLPPAPMLSPATSLKTPVRSVVTETIRDEWGNQIWICPGCNKPDDGSPMIGCDDCDDWYHWPCVGIHTAPPEDQQWFCVKCSSKKKDKKHKKRKHKLH from the exons ATGTGCGAGAGCTATGCCCGCTCGCTGCTGCGTGTTTCGGTGGCGCAGATCTGCCAGGCTCTGGGCTGGGATGCGGTTCAGCTCACTGCGTGCGATCTGCTGTCCGATGTGCTGCATAGATATATCCAGCAGTTAGCCAGGGCCTGCCATCGGTACTCTGAGCTCT ATGGAAGAACAGATCCAGTCCTGGATGATGTGAGCCAGGCCTTCAGGCTGCTGGGGGTGAGTCTGAGTGAACTGGAGGACTACGTCCACAACCTGGAGCCTGTGCCCTTCACCCATCAAACGCCGCTCTTTCCTGTCAGCAAGAACAATGTCCTGCAGTTTCCCCAACCTGGAGCCCGAGATGCGGAGGAAAGGAAGGATTACATTCCAGATTACATGCCACCACTGGTCTCCTTACAAGAAG aagaggaggaggaggtcctCGCTGACATGGGCACATCAGCTGAAGCTATGCAGGTGGCActggaagaggatgaggaggaactGGACGAAGATGAGACGGTCAACGATGAGAACCACCCACTGAAGAGGCACCTGGACAGTCCTGACGCAACTATGGGCATGATGCCTACCTCCAAGAGACCACGCTTATACCCTGGCCTCAGCCCCGAGTGGGGGGTTGAGCCCAGGGAGCCCCTTACCTCTCTCAACCCTCAACGTGTTCCCCCTGGCATGCTGCCTTCTCATGACAGCATTGACCCCCTGTCACCTGAAACACCCTCTGGAACCCTGCCTTCCTTCAGGCCTCAGCCGGTAATACCAAAACACTCTGATCAGAAGGGGCTCACCACTCCAGGGAGAAAGCCTAAGGTCTCATCCCCTGGCAGACAACGGACTAAGTCCCCTAAAGGGGCCATTCCTGTTCCGGTGGGCGGTAGTCCCATCCACTCTCCAAAACCGTCTAAGGAAAGGAAGAAATCCCCAGGCAGGACGAAGAGTCCTAAAAGCCCCAAGAGCCCAAAGATGGGTTCAGCTAAAGCATCCCAACCTCAGAGCAAGACAGAGGGCGTGCATAAGCTACCGCTGTCTGCGCTGAGTGAGAGGATGGGCAAAGAGAACATCCATATGCGTCCAAATATAGAGGACAGGGAGTTAGCTGAGGGTCCCTTCAAGAAACTGGAGCCTGATAATGCAGCCATCGATGACTCCATTGACGCTGTGATTGCCAGAGCGTGTGCTGAGCGGGAACCTGATCCTTTCGCTTTTTCCTCTGGCTCTGATTCGGACAGCAATGGATTCTCCAGTCCCAGGAGGCTGACCATCATGGAGCCGTCTACACCTAAACTCTCGATTGGGGCCAGCATTTCCACGAAAGACACGTCAACACCGCTTCACCTGCAGCCTCACGCAGGATTAGGAAACTGGACTATGGATGATTCAATCAATGAAGTGCTCCGAAAGGTCAACCAGGGGGGTCCATCTGCGCCCCCACCAAACCAAGGGGAATATGTGTCCTCGGGATCAGCCTCACCACCTACTCCTGAGCCTCTGCTCAAGGTGTTCGAGGAGAAGAACAAGATTGTTTCGTCTGTAGATGTCAAGaaaaagctgaagaaggagctcaaaactaaaatgaaaaagaaggagaaagataAGCCAAAAGACAAAGACCGGGAAAAAGATAAGGGCAAGCTGAAAGAGAAGAACAAGGATAAGAACAGGGATAAAAATAAGGAATTTTCCAAGGACGGCAAGATACCGTGGAAGGACTTTGGATTGAAGAATGATGAGCTCTTCGTTCAGCAAGACTTTACTCTACCTGAAGGCTCCATCAAGATAAAAACCAGAGATGGAGATGGTCccaagaaggagaaggagaaacacaaagacaaaaagaaggataaagaaaagagtaaaaagGACAAAGATAAGAGGGACAAGGGTAAAGACAGGAGCAAGGAAGACCGGCAGAAACAATCTGCGTTGGCCCCCTTTGCTCTGGCTGAACTCCAACCACTGTTCAGCCCCTCTGCCTGCCTGCGCATCCCCTCCATGCTCCCTCCTTTGGCCCCGATCCTCCAGGATAAGGACGTGAAGAGCAAGGAgaaggacaagaagaaagacaagaaggagaagaagaaaaagaaagataaggAGAAGGATAAGGAGCGTGAGAAGGccaaagaaaaggagagggagaaagaagagaagaggaaagaaaaggagagggagaaggaaaaacgggaaaaggagaaggagaaagaaaaggagagaattCGATTGGAGAAG gtGAAAGTCGACACTCCAGCAACTGTACCGTCGCCAGTCATCCCCAGACTGACACTCAGGGTGGGAGCAGGCCAGGACAAAAT TGTCATCAGCAAAGTGGTTCCAAATTCAGAGCCAAAGACGCCAGCTCCCAAGACCCCCGCTGCCAAGTCTGGACCTGGGAATCGCCCTCGGACGCCCCCTCCACCCCCAATACTCTCCCCAGTGGTACCCATTCTGCCCCCTCCTGCCTCTCCACTTCCACCACCTCCTGCCCCTTCATCACTGCTCCCACCTGCCCCCATGCTGTCTCCTGCCACGTCCCTCAAAACACCAGTCCGCAGCGTAGTAACTGAGACT ATACGAGATGAATGGGGAAACCAGATCTGGATTTGTCCTGGATGCAACAAACCTGATGATGGCAGCCCTATGATAGGATGTGATGACTGTGATGATTGGTATCATTG GCCTTGTGTTGGGATCCACACAGCCCCTCCGGAGGACCAGCAGTGGTTCTGTGTTAAATGTTCCAGTAAGAAGaaggacaaaaaacacaagaaaaggaaacacaaactGCATTGA
- the taf3 gene encoding transcription initiation factor TFIID subunit 3 isoform X1 translates to MCESYARSLLRVSVAQICQALGWDAVQLTACDLLSDVLHRYIQQLARACHRYSELYGRTDPVLDDVSQAFRLLGVSLSELEDYVHNLEPVPFTHQTPLFPVSKNNVLQFPQPGARDAEERKDYIPDYMPPLVSLQEEEEEEVLADMGTSAEAMQVALEEDEEELDEDETVNDENHPLKRHLDSPDATMGMMPTSKRPRLYPGLSPEWGVEPREPLTSLNPQRVPPGMLPSHDSIDPLSPETPSGTLPSFRPQPVIPKHSDQKGLTTPGRKPKVSSPGRQRTKSPKGAIPVPVGGSPIHSPKPSKERKKSPGRTKSPKSPKSPKMGSAKASQPQSKTEGVHKLPLSALSERMGKENIHMRPNIEDRELAEGPFKKLEPDNAAIDDSIDAVIARACAEREPDPFAFSSGSDSDSNGFSSPRRLTIMEPSTPKLSIGASISTKDTSTPLHLQPHAGLGNWTMDDSINEVLRKVNQGGPSAPPPNQGEYVSSGSASPPTPEPLLKVFEEKNKIVSSVDVKKKLKKELKTKMKKKEKDKPKDKDREKDKGKLKEKNKDKNRDKNKEFSKDGKIPWKDFGLKNDELFVQQDFTLPEGSIKIKTRDGDGPKKEKEKHKDKKKDKEKSKKDKDKRDKGKDRSKEDRQKQSALAPFALAELQPLFSPSACLRIPSMLPPLAPILQDKDVKSKEKDKKKDKKEKKKKKDKEKDKEREKAKEKEREKEEKRKEKEREKEKREKEKEKEKERIRLEKVKVDTPATVPSPVIPRLTLRVGAGQDKIVISKVVPNSEPKTPAPKTPAAKSGPGNRPRTPPPPPILSPVVPILPPPASPLPPPPAPSSLLPPAPMLSPATSLKTPVRSVVTETVSTYVIRDEWGNQIWICPGCNKPDDGSPMIGCDDCDDWYHWPCVGIHTAPPEDQQWFCVKCSSKKKDKKHKKRKHKLH, encoded by the exons ATGTGCGAGAGCTATGCCCGCTCGCTGCTGCGTGTTTCGGTGGCGCAGATCTGCCAGGCTCTGGGCTGGGATGCGGTTCAGCTCACTGCGTGCGATCTGCTGTCCGATGTGCTGCATAGATATATCCAGCAGTTAGCCAGGGCCTGCCATCGGTACTCTGAGCTCT ATGGAAGAACAGATCCAGTCCTGGATGATGTGAGCCAGGCCTTCAGGCTGCTGGGGGTGAGTCTGAGTGAACTGGAGGACTACGTCCACAACCTGGAGCCTGTGCCCTTCACCCATCAAACGCCGCTCTTTCCTGTCAGCAAGAACAATGTCCTGCAGTTTCCCCAACCTGGAGCCCGAGATGCGGAGGAAAGGAAGGATTACATTCCAGATTACATGCCACCACTGGTCTCCTTACAAGAAG aagaggaggaggaggtcctCGCTGACATGGGCACATCAGCTGAAGCTATGCAGGTGGCActggaagaggatgaggaggaactGGACGAAGATGAGACGGTCAACGATGAGAACCACCCACTGAAGAGGCACCTGGACAGTCCTGACGCAACTATGGGCATGATGCCTACCTCCAAGAGACCACGCTTATACCCTGGCCTCAGCCCCGAGTGGGGGGTTGAGCCCAGGGAGCCCCTTACCTCTCTCAACCCTCAACGTGTTCCCCCTGGCATGCTGCCTTCTCATGACAGCATTGACCCCCTGTCACCTGAAACACCCTCTGGAACCCTGCCTTCCTTCAGGCCTCAGCCGGTAATACCAAAACACTCTGATCAGAAGGGGCTCACCACTCCAGGGAGAAAGCCTAAGGTCTCATCCCCTGGCAGACAACGGACTAAGTCCCCTAAAGGGGCCATTCCTGTTCCGGTGGGCGGTAGTCCCATCCACTCTCCAAAACCGTCTAAGGAAAGGAAGAAATCCCCAGGCAGGACGAAGAGTCCTAAAAGCCCCAAGAGCCCAAAGATGGGTTCAGCTAAAGCATCCCAACCTCAGAGCAAGACAGAGGGCGTGCATAAGCTACCGCTGTCTGCGCTGAGTGAGAGGATGGGCAAAGAGAACATCCATATGCGTCCAAATATAGAGGACAGGGAGTTAGCTGAGGGTCCCTTCAAGAAACTGGAGCCTGATAATGCAGCCATCGATGACTCCATTGACGCTGTGATTGCCAGAGCGTGTGCTGAGCGGGAACCTGATCCTTTCGCTTTTTCCTCTGGCTCTGATTCGGACAGCAATGGATTCTCCAGTCCCAGGAGGCTGACCATCATGGAGCCGTCTACACCTAAACTCTCGATTGGGGCCAGCATTTCCACGAAAGACACGTCAACACCGCTTCACCTGCAGCCTCACGCAGGATTAGGAAACTGGACTATGGATGATTCAATCAATGAAGTGCTCCGAAAGGTCAACCAGGGGGGTCCATCTGCGCCCCCACCAAACCAAGGGGAATATGTGTCCTCGGGATCAGCCTCACCACCTACTCCTGAGCCTCTGCTCAAGGTGTTCGAGGAGAAGAACAAGATTGTTTCGTCTGTAGATGTCAAGaaaaagctgaagaaggagctcaaaactaaaatgaaaaagaaggagaaagataAGCCAAAAGACAAAGACCGGGAAAAAGATAAGGGCAAGCTGAAAGAGAAGAACAAGGATAAGAACAGGGATAAAAATAAGGAATTTTCCAAGGACGGCAAGATACCGTGGAAGGACTTTGGATTGAAGAATGATGAGCTCTTCGTTCAGCAAGACTTTACTCTACCTGAAGGCTCCATCAAGATAAAAACCAGAGATGGAGATGGTCccaagaaggagaaggagaaacacaaagacaaaaagaaggataaagaaaagagtaaaaagGACAAAGATAAGAGGGACAAGGGTAAAGACAGGAGCAAGGAAGACCGGCAGAAACAATCTGCGTTGGCCCCCTTTGCTCTGGCTGAACTCCAACCACTGTTCAGCCCCTCTGCCTGCCTGCGCATCCCCTCCATGCTCCCTCCTTTGGCCCCGATCCTCCAGGATAAGGACGTGAAGAGCAAGGAgaaggacaagaagaaagacaagaaggagaagaagaaaaagaaagataaggAGAAGGATAAGGAGCGTGAGAAGGccaaagaaaaggagagggagaaagaagagaagaggaaagaaaaggagagggagaaggaaaaacgggaaaaggagaaggagaaagaaaaggagagaattCGATTGGAGAAG gtGAAAGTCGACACTCCAGCAACTGTACCGTCGCCAGTCATCCCCAGACTGACACTCAGGGTGGGAGCAGGCCAGGACAAAAT TGTCATCAGCAAAGTGGTTCCAAATTCAGAGCCAAAGACGCCAGCTCCCAAGACCCCCGCTGCCAAGTCTGGACCTGGGAATCGCCCTCGGACGCCCCCTCCACCCCCAATACTCTCCCCAGTGGTACCCATTCTGCCCCCTCCTGCCTCTCCACTTCCACCACCTCCTGCCCCTTCATCACTGCTCCCACCTGCCCCCATGCTGTCTCCTGCCACGTCCCTCAAAACACCAGTCCGCAGCGTAGTAACTGAGACTGTTAGTACTTACGTG ATACGAGATGAATGGGGAAACCAGATCTGGATTTGTCCTGGATGCAACAAACCTGATGATGGCAGCCCTATGATAGGATGTGATGACTGTGATGATTGGTATCATTG GCCTTGTGTTGGGATCCACACAGCCCCTCCGGAGGACCAGCAGTGGTTCTGTGTTAAATGTTCCAGTAAGAAGaaggacaaaaaacacaagaaaaggaaacacaaactGCATTGA